The Cyprinus carpio isolate SPL01 chromosome B8, ASM1834038v1, whole genome shotgun sequence genome segment AAGCGCGCGATATCTCTGGGTTTCCCGGGAGACAGGAATGAAAGAGGCAGCACGCAGACTCGATCGCGGTGGCAGGCCCCATCGAGACACATTTTGTGCCCTTTTTCCAAAGAGTTCTTCAGGCGTGTCGAATGGAACATTGAGTCTCTATTGTCCCTGGGACACTTTAATAATCGACGGCAGCAATCCCAACCTGTTGTTTGCTTTAGGACCTATTCCAAGACACACAAGCCGCCTGGATGAGGCTCCGGTTGGGGTGAGCTCAGGCGCCAGTCCGCAAGCCTCTGCGCTCTATGAAttcatgaataaatgtaaaaagattaaTGTGAAGTTTTTAATGCAAGAAAACAGGAATTAAGCTCCTGTGCATCACTGCCTTACATTAAATATTACTTGTTTCAGTGACTAACCAGGGAACGCAGCTGTACTCAAAAAGTTCTGCACATTGCTGTCCGCACATTTTCCACGTTATAACTAATTAACTTCTAATATTAATGCCTTTTCTTAGTTTCACGCTAAGTTTATATGCCTAGCtgattccatttattttattataggtttttaaatattttattattttttctatagtAAAATCAAAGTGTTTGTCATCAGCAATCGAAAAGGGCGTCATcgtcaacattattattaataataattaatttataattttatctttttttattattattatcttactgCCCTTTTTGTATTTGCTCTCTTTCTAAAGCTCGTGACAGCAAGGGACTGTCGCGCCTCCAGATCAAGTGTCTGATCTTTGGGAAGCTCTTTTGCTGAAAGGGCGTTCCTTAAATCGGATCAAAAGGTTTTGAACTTGTTCAAAAAGAAAACGAAACTCAATCTGGTATTAACACTCATTTGTGAATGTGTTTAACTGTGCatcaataaaataatgaattattgcTATTTGCTTAATGTTCATGTTGCGcagctgagtttttttttttttttttttcttctatagaGAAGTATTtgtataagtgtatttttttattattatgttagataatatgtACGATTGTAAgtaagattatattatataagtacGATTATGTAAACTAAGAAATAGCTTAATGATAAATGTCTAAATTAATAAAACGTGTTTGTAAACAAATTTCTCGAATAGCCTATTAAATTTCGTtgacaaattaaaccaaaaaaaaaagcgttttcaTTCCATGCGACTGTACGCATGCAGTACCTAATATATCAATATAGctaattgttttctttaaagCTATAGAACAAAAGGTTTACTTTAAGCAAATGACGCTAAATTCAGCTGTCCACGAGCATTTAATGGACACAAGCAGATTCAAAGCACGGTGTTCTCAAATAAACAGTTTTGATAACCCCTTTCACTTCATTTAAGACTGTCgaggaaaaaaatgtttcttccTGTTGCACTTTATAGACAagcccccggtttcacagacgagGATAAAAGGGATAGtctactccaccccaaaatgaaaattttgtcattaatcacttacccccacgtagttccaaacccgtaaaagcttcgttcgtcttcgaaacacaatttaagatattttggatgaaaacagggaggcttgaggctgtcccatagactgccaagtaacttacactgtcaaggtccaggaaagtatgaaaagcatcgtcagaatactccatctgcaatcagtggttcaaccgtaatgttatgaagcgagggcaatactttttgtatgctaataaaacaaaaataactactttattctaCAATAAGTATCCTTTTGGCGGGGCTGACACAGAGCGTACACCggctgcatactgctcagattctccaaaatggcccTAAGGTGATGtgaggagagacagaggagaggaattgttgaataaagtcgttatttttgttttattcttgttcaaaaagtattgtcattgcttcataacattacggttgaaccactgatggcagatggagtattctgacgatgcttttcatactttcctggaccttgacagtattacttacttggcagtctatgggacagtcacaagcctccctgttttcatccaaaatatcttaaattgttttccgaagaagaacgaaggttttacgggtttggaacgacatgggggtaagtgattaatgacaaaatttttattttagtattttaaacctAATCCAAGACTAAATTGTAAATccgagctgtttcaactgaaagaaacttgtactgactgatcttaaaatatgtcagtgccttTGTTCTTAACCAAAATTCACacaaataatctctctctctctctctctctctctctctctctctctctctctctctctctctctctctctctcactaagGCACgttaataaaaactactaaaatgtcCTAATTGACTTATTGCCTAATCCTGTTTTAACCTAAGCCCTCTCTATGAAACCAGGCCTAGATCTAATTTCCTAAACATAGCGTGTTTCTGAGTGCGTCCTGTGGGACGACCCATTGTGATAATAATTCTCTAGTTAAACAGGTTTGAAgctcaacattacaaaaaaaaaaaaaaaaaaaaaaaaaaaaaaagtttgagcaTAATAACCTCTCTCGGGTTTACTACGACTTCTCATTGGTCGCCTACACGCGCCTGCCCCGCGTGCTCTTATTGGTCAAAGTGCCACGCGACCAGCTTGAGAAGGGGGGCTCCCCGGCGCGTGCCGCTTTTAAAACCGACTAGTCGCCCTGAGACATCAGTAAAGAAATCCCCTTCACCACAGGTGTAAGAAGAGAAATCctccggcaaaaaaaaaaaaaaaaaatccagttccCTTTTCCATAGACACCCACTTTCCTCCAAAAAGCACGAAACAACAACATGGATGGAATGAACGTGGACGGCGTAAGCACGGATACAAGGGAGGTAGTTGAACTCGACGTCCAGCATCCGAGCCTGGGGCGGGGGGAGCAGCGCGAGTACCCACCAGCTTTGGCACTCATGGCCAGCAGTGACCCACGCGCCTGGCTGGCTCCCGTGCAGGCTGGCACCTGCGCGGCACACGCCGAATACCTGCTGCACTCGCACGGCTCGAGCGCGGAAGGCGTGTCCTCTGCCTCCAACTTCAGGAAGAGCAGCAAGAGTCCTGTCAAAATACGCGAGCTCTGCCGACTTAAAGGAGTTGTGGCTGCAGATGAGAGCAGACAGCGGGCCCCATCCAGCAAAGCGACCAACGTCGTGCAGAAACAGAGGCGCATGGCTGCCAATGCCCGGGAGAGGCGAAGGATGCACGGATTGAACCACGCGTTCGACAAGCTGCGCAGCGTCATCCCAGCCTTCGACAATGACAAGAAGCTCTCCAAATACGAAACCCTACAGATGGCCCAGATCTACATCAACGCCCTGTCTGACTTGCTTCAGGGCCCCGGTGCTAAAGCCGATCCGCCAAACTGCGACCTGCTGCCTGCCAACGTGTTCGAGGAGGACCGCTCTCCCAGAGGATCGCCGAGCGTTTGCCGAAGAGGCGCGGGTTATCCGTACCAGTACGAGGACACAACTTTCGCCTCTTTCATGGAGCAAGACCTCCAGTCGCCCTCTGGAACAAGCAAGTCCGGTTCGGAGGCCAGCAAGGACTCGCCTCGGTCGAACCGAAGCGACGGAGAGTTTTCCCCTCACTCGCACTTCAGTGACTCGGACGAAACGCACTTGGAGATGCAGAGCGAGGACGAGCTGTCGGAACTGAAACTGCCCAAGCACCGCGCTTTTTAGAAAAAACACCAACCGGACTGTCCATCAGTCGTGTCAATCGCATATTTGGGCTTTTTAATAGGTGGCTTTATTTATCCTTTTGTTGTATGATCTTTTGACAATGAAGTTTCTGTTGTGTCTGACGCCAATAGATTTAGTTGCCTTCTCGTGACATTGACCAGACCCCTACGCCATGTGAACTGCCGAGTGCAGCAGTGCCATGGGCTCGAATGTCATGCATAAAACTGTCTTCCGCGAATTGTTTTGACACGTGATTGTCATGGGCCTATTTTCATAGATACGATTGATTTTGAACCCTGTAAGAGTTTGCAACTTCTAAAGTTTACGTGCACTTTAAAAACGGGCCATAGGCTTGAGAAACACTGTTTTGTCATGGAACAAgaaattttgtgtttatgtagAAGTAGCCTAATGCCAATttgatgaatatatttaatatagccTTTAGATTTTGTACATCCGTTcgtttttaatgtttgatttcaaTGCAAAGAAGTTGTGTTCTGCTCCTGTAGCTGAAGTAAGCTATTTATTTCCATTTGCCTTGTCAATTTTTTGCGTTGTTGAAAATGAGCAGTTTTGCTACccgtatgttttgttttattgtagaaataaaaaaggaaaattaacatGATTAtgtctcatgtctctgtgtgatTGTCGTTATCAGTTTTTCATTGCGATTTTATCAAATAACTTTTCTAGAATCtagatcttttttttaaataaaggaaatcCTAATAAGGGGGCACCAGCATGATgtaatgtcatttaattttaattgggtTTAGCCCTTAACGAGAAGTGATAGGTGTGAAACATTTTATGGTTGTAAATGATATGGCATGATCgaacaattaataatttaaattttttttcccgTACTGTAGCCTATAAAATGttgtatcaaaatgtaatttttgtcaaGTAGCCTACAGTATTTTTTGCAGCaccgtttaaaaaataaaaaaatgggtgTTTTCgtagcgatgccatagaagaatattttttggttccacaaagaaccttacACTGAACAgttcctagaaaaaaaaaaaactttcttaatgtgaataatatttgtataatgtaaaaatacgttttttttcttccactatAAACCTTTTGTGTAATGAAAAGGCTCCATGGATGTCAAAGGATATTTATGGAACCATCAGTGTCGATAAAGAACCTTTTTGACCATCTTCTTTTAAGTTggttatttggaaaaaaaaaagttcttaatttaacattatacaactacaacaaaatgttttttttttttattttatttacacaaaaatcaGGAAAATCAGAACATCAAAGCAATACACTAAACAGTCAGTATACAGTGAcacgtttaattaaaaaaaaattaaaataaaaaataaccctgCTTCATCTCGCCTTCACCCAGTGTAGCTACATatcagttgttatttttttattattattatttagcctGTTCATTCTGAGGctgttttaaaaaacttttgaagtTTTACTTATAGCTGTCAAACAGCTAAACTGTAAATGCTGGCTATATTACTAATATTGCTCGTGTTTCACAGGTTTAAGCCAAACTGATCTCAGGAGAAAACGTAACGTAAACGTTTTTCACTTTCGTACGAATTTCTCATGGTTTGATTTGTATGAGCGAAAATCCTACCTTTTAGAAGCAGACACATGCATGCATAACCCATTCTCAGGAAAACTTCATTTAGCTGTTCGTTCTACACTTGTCTTAAAATGTGGACTTTAAGTCAGATCTTAGTCTCATTGTTAATCTTTTCTTTTAGTCAGAGTTTGGAAGCACTTAAGGCGTTTAGCGCATACGTTAAGGTTTTCTTTATGCTGGCAGGCTGCCAACAGCCCCCGTGCCAACTGTCAGCTTCTCTCCCCTCGAGCCATGACAAACATCATGAATTATGTCATTTTCGTATGAATAGGTTTTAATAGTTTTCTTATCTATCATTAGCCTCGTGTTTATTGAAGGAATTGTTTTAACTGTAATTGAAGCGTTATTAACTTTTACAAAATTGTTGGTCGACCCGTGGCAAGGGGTGTTGGGTGTCCTCCTGGGAGCACGCGCTGTCAGCTGGTGAGCGCAACGAGTGCAGTCCCACAGGACCTGACTCGAGAGACTATACACTCTCTCCGCTAGTCTgccacacacgcgcacacacgccCGTCAGCACGCACTAAAGTAAACACGCGCACTCGTATGTCTTAAACTATGAAGGGGGCTTACAAATAGCCttcctttgttgtttttgttgttgttgttgaactgAAATAATTAAAGACCTCTAAAAACACgttttgcaaaaaacatttttgcctTATGAACCACTTTTCTTTTTCAGaggtttaatcattttaaaacctAATTTACCGTGGTAAATTATTATGCATATTACAAAAACGCGTTGATATGTTCATTTTAATAGAGTAGctacattatatttgtttattctttaaacACTTTTCAACAATGATAAAGGCTACAGAGAAAGTTCCCTTTAGGAATAGAAAGGGATAAGTAATTTTCCAAAACTTTTTTGTCTGCTCCCTTCAAAGACTTCACTGGAATTGCTCAGGAATTATTAATGAAAGTGTGCGCTGTGTACCTGCTTTTTTGTGTCTCCACCCCTGCGTTTAACCAATCACTTGCCGTGCGTCTGCGATCCCTATCCAGATTAACTTCGAGAATAATAGGCAATATCATGCACACGCTCAGCACGCTAAATTATTCACAACCTTCTCCATAATACCTTTATCTTTCAGTGAACCGCGCGACCATCTGTGCCGTCCTGTTGCATGCGACCCTCAAACGACAAACGCGCTCAAATTTCGCGACCACGCGCCTGTAAATGGGGAGTAGCGACGCCTACCAAACTGTAAACTAGCTGAAAAGTTTATCACCTGCACTTATAGTCGCATTTAATGTGATTATTCTTAAGCTGTGTTTCCATAAATTTGTATCTCTGTCAGGTCCAGTCGTGCTCAGCTAATTCCAATGCTTTGACCGATATGTCCAGTTTGTCTCCTCAACACAAAAATAGCGTGGAAAATGCTATCAAGCATGAAAACATTCGTCATTTTgatagtttctttgtttttgctttggtATTTACCCGCGACTCGAATGCGGCATTAATATTCTAtctataaaactattttattctattttgtatttcattttatgtaattCTGGAGTAGGCTAATTCTTTTTAAGCTAGAAGCCTGGGACAGAAGTtcgtggtttttgtttgtttgtttgtttttttttttttttttttttttttttttttttttttttttttcagatttgttgaATTTGAAATTCGAATTAGGCTAGTCTACATCAACAATACCCTTAAAAGAGAAAGATGGTTATCTAATGATTTTATGGTACCCATGGTCTAAAACATATTGCTTGATTTAATACAGAAACCTTTAATAAAGGAAAACATGCATTACGCtacagagaagagaaaaaaaagttttaaaaaatgatttagcattttttaattttcgtGTTTTAAGTGGATACTTAGCTAACTGTCCGTTGACCCCCGCGTGTCCTTATGTTACCGTATCAGGGGCGACTGAAATGATCTGATATCAACCTGTGGCcccacagcctttttttttttttttttttaagttataaagtaTTCCTGACAACAGCTGGGAGACTGCCTGAGTTGAGTTTTCACATCTCATTAAGTATTGAGGTAGAGCGTAGAaggaaaaacataaacaaatacccCCTCCTTTACGCAATGCGCGGGCTCGTAGAATCTGAGAGGCTCGTGCGCAATGGTGCTATCGTGTTGCCTTTCAACTTCATGCTATAACTTACAAATCCAACATATGTGTTGAGTGAAGATTCAGAAACAGTTATGGTGTGTTAAAATAATGTGTCTCATTTAATACCTTTATTAATATGTTGTGTATGCAGAAAAAGTTGGATCTTTCCCAACTTCACACTATTGGCTCAAACCTGATGTTTAGGTATTCCACTGTTTTTGTTTGACAGTGACAACATGAACAGTAGATCAGTTTTGTATGCATTCCaatgctgtgattttttttttttttttttttttttttctggtgtgttTGAGGTGGTGGTGAACTGTTTGATTTTACTGTCCTAGTTCCTCAACCATTTTTCAACCTGATGGACAAGTCATGAAAAACCTCCACCATGAAGATCAACCCAACTTCCACCTCATTTAGTACTGGATGAATTTGCATGCATAGCCTACTGATCAGATAAAGTGTTATAAGTGAGTAAACAATGTAAACTGCCTGCATAGCACATGCTCATTCCTATGCTTAGTTGAAGAGTGAGGTTCCTAAATTTCATTGAAGATAAGGGGAGTGGGAGGAGCCAAGGAAAGGGCTCGGACTCTCTGGGGACGTTGGAACAAAAGCTAAAACTGGGCCGTACTTTCCATCTGCTTCGAGACTGTAGCAACAACCAAAGagcaagacagaaaaagagagagagggcatGTGGGGGTGAAGTGTACAAGGCATTCAAAAGAGAGGAAAGAAGAAGTGCGGAAGTGGATGATAACTGGAGAAAAAATCCACTGTTTTAGTGCAGACAGAGAATCATTCTCAGCTATGTAAGCACTGATCTGAAAGACTTGTGCCAGGTAACTGTTAATCATTCAGTTATTGTTGCAAGAGCATTGGGAT includes the following:
- the LOC109050657 gene encoding protein atonal homolog 1-like, whose product is MDGMNVDGVSTDTREVVELDVQHPSLGRGEQREYPPALALMASSDPRAWLAPVQAGTCAAHAEYLLHSHGSSAEGVSSASNFRKSSKSPVKIRELCRLKGVVAADESRQRAPSSKATNVVQKQRRMAANARERRRMHGLNHAFDKLRSVIPAFDNDKKLSKYETLQMAQIYINALSDLLQGPGAKADPPNCDLLPANVFEEDRSPRGSPSVCRRGAGYPYQYEDTTFASFMEQDLQSPSGTSKSGSEASKDSPRSNRSDGEFSPHSHFSDSDETHLEMQSEDELSELKLPKHRAF